The stretch of DNA GGTTGGTCAGCGCCTCCGGCGAGGCCGGCCGGCCATGGCGGGCGAGATAATCAGGCGAGGCAGCGAGAATCCGCCGATAGGGCGTCAGCGGGCGGGCGACCAAGCTGTCGTCAGTGAGCGGGCCGATGTGGATGCCGAGCTCGAACCCTTCGCCGACGAGGTCATGGACATTGTTGTCGAGTGATAGCTCGATGCTGACGTCGGGATAGGCGTTCTGGTAATCGATCAGCGCCGGCACCAGGATCTGCGTCCCGAAGCTGACGGGTGCCACCACGCGAAGCCGGCCGCGCGGCGCCGATTGCAGCTCGCTCGCCGAAGCCTCGGCCAGCGCCACTTCGGACAGCGCGCGTTTGCAGCGCTCGTAATAGAGCTGGCCGACCTCTGTCAGCTGATGGCGGCGCGTGGTGCGATGGATCAGCTTGGCCCCGAGCCGGGTCTCGATGGTCTTGATGTGCTTGGCGACCATGGCAGGCGACACTTGCGCGATCTCCGCGGTGGCCGCGAAACTGCCATTGTCGACGACCCGGACGAACATCGCCATGCCGGCCAGCTTGTCCATGATTGCCTACCTCCAGGTTTCGAATGACGATACCGGGAGCTTATTTATCAACCTCAGCATTTGCAACATGGTGGTCATGCCCGCGCCAAAGGCGACGGATATTGCCAACATGACCAAGGAGAAAACATGCCCATTCTTCACCTGCAGATGCATCCCGGCCGCACCGACGATCAGAAACGCGCCTTCGCCCGCGAGGCGACCAAGGCCGCCGTCGAAACGCTGGCGTGCCCGCCGGAATCGGTGGAAATTCTGATAACGGAGATCGCCAAAGATTCCTGGGCGGTCGGCGGCAAGCTGAAATCCGAGGCTTGAGGGAGGACCCGCAGCGTCGAAGGCTCGAAGGGCGATAGTGAAAGTCGTGCCGAGTTTGGCGAGAAGCCCGCCCCACTCTCCGTCGTCCTCGGCCTTGAGCCGAGGACCCACGCCCACGACTGCTGGCGGATGCGGCGTGGATGCTCGGCTCAAGGCCGAGCATGACGGAGGGGGGGCTTAAGTCGCTGGAGATAGCTCACCTTGAGCGCAAGCGAAGGGCGATCGTGAACGGCGTGCCGTGTGGCCCCCTCATCCGCTCTACGGGCACCTTCTCCCCGCTGGGGAGAAGAGGGAAGCAAGACGCATCGATACTGCCAAACGAACCCACCTACCCAAAGGCACTTCATCCAATTGAATCAATGGCGAAGCGGCGTTCTCCTTCTTCTCCCAGCGGGGGTTCGAAGGACGGGTTGAGACCCGTGGCTCAACCCCGGGCGGTGGCCCGAAGGGTCGGATGAGGGGGCCGCAGGCACGGCAGCAACGGCGATTAGTCTATCCATGGACGTCGGCTTCCGGCGCAACGCGGCCGAGCCGCCTTGCCGCCTTTTGGCCCGAAGCGGTCATCGACCCTCGCAATAGTCGACCGCAAAACTTCGACTTATGCGAGGGAGTTTCGCGCCGGTATTTTTCTAAAGTTTTGAGGGAAGTCGGGATTTGTGCGTTGTGCATGGCCTTCAGGTTTTCGCCTTTTCATAGGCCATGAGCAGATCGGTGACGAGAACGCCATTGATCCGCATCCCAGTCAAATCGGCATCCGTTATGTCTGAATCTGCTAGCGTGACGTTGCTTATGGTCAATCGCGACAGGTTTGCATTCGTGATGGCGGCGCCAGACAGATTGACGTTGTTGAAGCGCGCATCCGCAAGGCTGATATCGTCAAAAACCGCTTCGCTTAAATTGCTGTCAGTGAATTTTGCCTTGGTCAAAACAGCGTAAAACTGTGCGTCTGCGAGGTTTACACCATCGAAATTGGCGCCTGACATATCGGCCCGCTCGTAGTGCATTCCCTGCATCTGAGGGCCATCAAACGGGTTGTGTTCGTGCTGATCGCTCATTATCGTTTCCTCCGGCAATCCTGCTTGCCACGGAAAGAGTGCCAGATCGCGCAATCATTGACGACCGTCGAATCTGAATCGAACGAGCCTACGTCCATTCTGGCCGTGCCGTTTGTCGCGAAAATCCCGGCAAAGGCGACACTTGTTTTCCTGCTTTTGCACGCTGGGGAATAGACAGCTGCCACAGCCTGCGGGACGAGACTGAGAGCAGCGACACCGGACAGTCGTCTCGAAAAGGAGCTTGCGAATCAGATAAGTGTGTGCTTATGTGTTTGCATGATCGAAAATGACTTTTTCCGAGCTTTGGCAGACCCGACCCGCCGTGCGATCTTTGAGAAGCTGGCGGCAGGTAGCATGAACGCCAGCGCCTTGCGCGAAGGCATGGAAATCAGCCAGCCGGCGATGTCGCAACATCTTGCGGTTCTGCGCAGTGCGAAGCTCGTGAGGGAAGAACGGCAGGGGCGTTTCGTGAATTACGAAGTCGATCCCGACGGGTTGGCGCTCATCGCCCAGTGGCTGGCAAAATACCGCGCCTATTGGCCGGAGCGTATCGCAGCACTCAAAGTCTTGCTGAAGGACATGGATCAATGAACGAAGCGAAGACCAAGGAACAGGATAGCGGCGTCGAGCTGGAGTTTGACTTGGGCGATCCGCCGCAAAAGGTCTGGCGTGCCGTCACCATTCCCGAACTTCGGGAAAGGTGGTTGCCGAAGGAAGCATTGGCCGATCCCGATGCGATCACCGTCACCCCCGGCCAGGAAGTCCGCTACAGGCTGCGCGACGACAGCCCGCCTTTCCTTGAAAGCACCGTGACGTTCACGATCACCCCGAATGCCACGGGCGGAACCTGCCTTCGGATCGTCCACGAACTGACGGACGCAAGATTCGACGGAATGGCAAGAGCGCCGGCGAACAGCAACAGCCCGCCCCTCATGCTCGCCGCCTGACGCGGCGAGTTTGACGC from Rhizobium sp. N324 encodes:
- a CDS encoding pentapeptide repeat-containing protein; translated protein: MSDQHEHNPFDGPQMQGMHYERADMSGANFDGVNLADAQFYAVLTKAKFTDSNLSEAVFDDISLADARFNNVNLSGAAITNANLSRLTISNVTLADSDITDADLTGMRINGVLVTDLLMAYEKAKT
- a CDS encoding 4-oxalocrotonate tautomerase: MPILHLQMHPGRTDDQKRAFAREATKAAVETLACPPESVEILITEIAKDSWAVGGKLKSEA
- a CDS encoding ArsR/SmtB family transcription factor: MIENDFFRALADPTRRAIFEKLAAGSMNASALREGMEISQPAMSQHLAVLRSAKLVREERQGRFVNYEVDPDGLALIAQWLAKYRAYWPERIAALKVLLKDMDQ
- a CDS encoding SRPBCC family protein; amino-acid sequence: MNEAKTKEQDSGVELEFDLGDPPQKVWRAVTIPELRERWLPKEALADPDAITVTPGQEVRYRLRDDSPPFLESTVTFTITPNATGGTCLRIVHELTDARFDGMARAPANSNSPPLMLAA
- a CDS encoding LysR family transcriptional regulator, translating into MDKLAGMAMFVRVVDNGSFAATAEIAQVSPAMVAKHIKTIETRLGAKLIHRTTRRHQLTEVGQLYYERCKRALSEVALAEASASELQSAPRGRLRVVAPVSFGTQILVPALIDYQNAYPDVSIELSLDNNVHDLVGEGFELGIHIGPLTDDSLVARPLTPYRRILAASPDYLARHGRPASPEALTNHLCLGHSYWRRQDRWHLVGPGGEMRDVLISGKFSTNQGAALRMAALSGAGIVLQPELLLAADIAEGRLEQVLPDWSYKPVPMSLVYAPNRRPTAMLRTVIDFLVERFG